The proteins below come from a single Poecilia reticulata strain Guanapo linkage group LG5, Guppy_female_1.0+MT, whole genome shotgun sequence genomic window:
- the pnp4a gene encoding purine nucleoside phosphorylase 4a isoform X1 → MHSKEQISHDEYQKTSDWLMSHTKHRPIVAIICGSGLGMLADTLKCQDSFDYSDIPGFPQSTVQGHAGRLVFGELKEKSCVCMQGRFHMYEGHSLLKTTFPIRVFKLMGVETLIVTNAAGSLADGLRPGDIMIIKDHINFPGLVGLNPLCGPNDEKFGPRFPAMSGCYDKGLRSLVMELAKQMGVSSLVQEGVYAMVGGPNFETIAEAKLLHRLGVDAVGMSTAPEVVVATHCGLRVFGLSLITNKVVKSYEDTESVNHEGVLEVGRLRSQTVQQLVTELISRMEINNNENTNNVS, encoded by the exons ATGCACAGCAAAGAACAGATCAG TCACGATGAATATCAGAAGACTTCCGATTGGCTGATGTCTCATACAAAGCATCGTCCCATAGTGGCAATTATTTGCGGCTCTGGACTGGGCATGCTTGCTGATACCCTTAAATGTCAAGACTCCTTTGATTACTCTGACATACCAGGGTTTCCCCAGAGCACAG taCAAGGTCACGCAGGTCGGCTGGTTTTTGGGGAGTTGAAGGAGAAGTCATGTGTTTGCATGCAGGGCCGCTTCCACATGTACGAGGGACATTCACTCCTCAAG ACGACCTTTCCAATTCGAGTCTTCAAGCTGATGGGAGTGGAGACACTTATTGTGACAAATGCTGCAGGCTCGTTGGCTGATGGCCTACGTCCTGGTGACATCATGATCATCAAGGACCACATCAACTTCCCTGGGCTGGTCGGTCTGAACCCACTGTGTGGGCCCAACGatgaaaa GTTTGGGCCACGCTTTCCAGCTATGTCAGGTTGCTATGACAAAGGGCTGCGTAGCCTTGTGATGGAGCTTGCCAAGCAGATGGGTGTTTCTAGCCTTGTGCAGGAAGGTGTATATGCCATGGTGGGTGGACCCAACTTTGAAACCATCGCTGAGGCCAAACTGCTGCATCGACTGGGAGTGGACGCAGTCG GTATGAGTACAGCACCTGAGGTCGTCGTGGCAACTCACTGTGGTCTAAGAGTCTTTGGACTTTCTCTGATCACAAATAAG GTGGTAAAGAGCTATGAGGACACTGAAAGCGTGAACCACGAGGGCGTCCTGGAAGTCGGCCGGTTGCGCTCTCAAACCGTGCAGCAGCTGGTGACTGAACTGATCAGCAGGATGGAGATCAATAACAAYgaaaacacaaataatgtttCCTGA
- the pnp4a gene encoding purine nucleoside phosphorylase 4a isoform X2: MSHTKHRPIVAIICGSGLGMLADTLKCQDSFDYSDIPGFPQSTVQGHAGRLVFGELKEKSCVCMQGRFHMYEGHSLLKTTFPIRVFKLMGVETLIVTNAAGSLADGLRPGDIMIIKDHINFPGLVGLNPLCGPNDEKFGPRFPAMSGCYDKGLRSLVMELAKQMGVSSLVQEGVYAMVGGPNFETIAEAKLLHRLGVDAVGMSTAPEVVVATHCGLRVFGLSLITNKVVKSYEDTESVNHEGVLEVGRLRSQTVQQLVTELISRMEINNNENTNNVS, encoded by the exons ATGTCTCATACAAAGCATCGTCCCATAGTGGCAATTATTTGCGGCTCTGGACTGGGCATGCTTGCTGATACCCTTAAATGTCAAGACTCCTTTGATTACTCTGACATACCAGGGTTTCCCCAGAGCACAG taCAAGGTCACGCAGGTCGGCTGGTTTTTGGGGAGTTGAAGGAGAAGTCATGTGTTTGCATGCAGGGCCGCTTCCACATGTACGAGGGACATTCACTCCTCAAG ACGACCTTTCCAATTCGAGTCTTCAAGCTGATGGGAGTGGAGACACTTATTGTGACAAATGCTGCAGGCTCGTTGGCTGATGGCCTACGTCCTGGTGACATCATGATCATCAAGGACCACATCAACTTCCCTGGGCTGGTCGGTCTGAACCCACTGTGTGGGCCCAACGatgaaaa GTTTGGGCCACGCTTTCCAGCTATGTCAGGTTGCTATGACAAAGGGCTGCGTAGCCTTGTGATGGAGCTTGCCAAGCAGATGGGTGTTTCTAGCCTTGTGCAGGAAGGTGTATATGCCATGGTGGGTGGACCCAACTTTGAAACCATCGCTGAGGCCAAACTGCTGCATCGACTGGGAGTGGACGCAGTCG GTATGAGTACAGCACCTGAGGTCGTCGTGGCAACTCACTGTGGTCTAAGAGTCTTTGGACTTTCTCTGATCACAAATAAG GTGGTAAAGAGCTATGAGGACACTGAAAGCGTGAACCACGAGGGCGTCCTGGAAGTCGGCCGGTTGCGCTCTCAAACCGTGCAGCAGCTGGTGACTGAACTGATCAGCAGGATGGAGATCAATAACAAYgaaaacacaaataatgtttCCTGA
- the rem1 gene encoding GTP-binding protein REM 1: protein MTLNTQRDKEPLRRRGSTPIPPLYQQLSGTWDLQRSLSTQPARPGPTRSHPPLGQSASYHPGDKSLHYRAHWSSDSDDDSQSESECVYRVVLLGDHGVGKTSLAGIFAGITEKDDQPGEETYERTLMVDGEETTLIVMDTWEGDKSEKGDPSCHDDCLKVGSAYVIVYSVTDRSSFDSAAELRITLRRARQAENLPIILVGNKSDLVRAREVAVEEGSACAVVFDCKFIETSASLQHNVSELFEGVVRQIRLRRDSNEVTRHRNSIYKRKESLTKKARRFLDRLVARNNQRMAVKVRSKSCHDLAVL, encoded by the exons ATGACCCTTAACACTCAGAGAGATAAGGAGCCTCTGCGGCGTCGAGGGAGCACACCAATTCCTCCCCTCTACCAGCAGCTAAGCGGGACTTGGGACCTTCAAAGATCCCTGAGCACACAGCCAGCACGTCCCGGTCCAACTCGCAGCCACCCTCCTTTAGGGCAGTCAGCATCTTACCATCCCGGAGACAAGTCCTTGCACTACCGCGCTCACTGGAGTTCTGACTCAGATGACGACTCACAGAGTGAATCAGAGTGCGTTTACAGAGTGGTGTTGCTTGGCGACCATGGTGTTGGGAAGACCAGCCTCGCAGGCATCTTTGCTGGAATCACGGAGAAAGATGATCAACCTGGAG AAGAAACATATGAACGGACACTGATGGTGGATGGAGAGGAAACAACACTAATTGTCATGGACACATGGGAGGGTGATAAATCG GAAAAAGGAGACCCATCCTGTCATGATGACTGCCTGAAGGTGGGGAGTGCTTATGTTATTGTTTACTCTGTCACCGACCGCTCAAGTTTTGATTCAGCTGCTGAGCTCCGCATAACACTGAGGCGCGCTCGACAAGCCGAAAATCTTCCCATCATCCTCGTAGGAAACAAGAGTGACTTGGTCCGGGCCAGAGAGGTCGCTGTGGAAG AGGGCAGCGCTTGTGCGGTAGTGTTTGACTGTAAATTCATTGAGACGTCTGCATCCCTGCAGCATAACGTRTCCGAACTGTTTGAGGGCGTGGTGCGACAGATTCGTCTCCGTCGGGACAGCAACGAGGTCACAAGGCACAGAAACTCAATCTACAAGCGTAAAGAGAGCCTCACCAAGAAGGCCCGCCGTTTCCTGGATCGACTGGTGGCACGAAACAACCAGCGAATGGCAGTTAAAGTGCGCTCCAAGAGCTGCCATGACCTAGCTGTCCTCTGA